In Chitinophaga varians, the following are encoded in one genomic region:
- a CDS encoding Na+/H+ antiporter, giving the protein MENYSIILVIMAIMIGVSGIAEKIKLPVPVLLLAVGIAIGFLPSMPGIELNPEIVMLLFLPPLLYDAAFNISFREFRININTISTLAIGLVFITTGGIAVVAHYLIPGMTWQLAFVLGAILSATDAVAAIGITKGLGLPHNTVTILEGESLVNDASALVAYRVAVAAVAGTAFVTWKALLQFLLVLGGGFVVGVILAKTLAFFIRFFRTNDMVVIGLMLLMPFVTYAVAEHFQVSGVIAVVTLGLGMSRLSRQKFPEELRNQSKHFWDVIIFLLNGLIFLLIGLQFPLVLKKMQEAQVWPYIGYAALIAVVALGIRLVRVYLQQFNLQKAFQGKRRISQYALFDSKTSFIITWSGMRGIVSLAIAIGLPVLLQSGAPFPMRNEIIFLSIAVVLFSLLGQGLSLPWVVRKFSK; this is encoded by the coding sequence ATGGAAAACTACAGCATCATATTAGTGATCATGGCCATCATGATCGGCGTATCCGGTATTGCAGAGAAGATAAAGTTGCCCGTTCCCGTATTGTTGCTGGCAGTAGGCATAGCCATTGGATTTCTGCCCAGTATGCCCGGCATTGAACTGAACCCGGAGATCGTGATGTTACTGTTTCTGCCGCCGCTGTTATATGACGCGGCCTTTAACATATCGTTCCGGGAGTTCCGGATAAATATCAATACCATCAGTACGCTGGCCATCGGGCTGGTGTTCATTACCACCGGCGGCATTGCCGTGGTGGCGCATTACCTGATACCCGGCATGACGTGGCAGCTGGCCTTTGTGCTGGGCGCCATTCTTTCCGCCACCGACGCCGTGGCGGCCATCGGCATTACCAAAGGGCTTGGGCTGCCGCACAATACCGTAACGATCCTGGAGGGTGAAAGCCTCGTGAACGACGCCTCCGCGCTGGTGGCTTATCGTGTAGCCGTAGCCGCAGTGGCCGGCACTGCTTTTGTCACCTGGAAAGCGTTGTTGCAGTTCCTGCTCGTTTTGGGAGGCGGCTTTGTGGTGGGCGTGATACTGGCCAAAACACTGGCCTTCTTCATCCGTTTTTTCCGGACCAATGATATGGTGGTGATTGGCCTGATGCTGCTGATGCCTTTTGTGACATATGCCGTAGCGGAACATTTCCAGGTATCCGGCGTTATCGCCGTGGTAACCCTCGGACTGGGCATGTCGCGGTTGAGCCGGCAAAAATTCCCCGAAGAGCTGCGCAACCAGTCCAAACACTTCTGGGACGTGATCATCTTCCTGCTCAACGGCCTGATCTTCCTGTTGATAGGCCTGCAGTTCCCGCTGGTACTTAAAAAGATGCAGGAAGCGCAGGTGTGGCCCTATATCGGTTATGCCGCCCTTATCGCCGTAGTGGCGCTGGGCATACGGCTGGTGAGAGTATACCTGCAGCAGTTCAACCTGCAAAAGGCTTTCCAGGGAAAGCGGCGTATCAGCCAGTATGCGCTGTTCGATTCCAAAACCAGTTTCATCATCACCTGGTCGGGCATGCGTGGTATTGTATCGCTGGCCATCGCCATCGGTTTGCCGGTACTGCTGCAAAGCGGCGCCCCCTTTCCCATGCGCAACGAGATCATCTTCCTCTCCATCGCGGTGGTGCTGTTCTCCCTGCTGGGACAGGGCCTGTCCCTCCCCTGGGTGGTCCGGAAATTCAGTAAATAG
- a CDS encoding sensor histidine kinase, whose product MKLVDKFTLWFLGVIVITTPITSYICLNNIERKIDDVEIARLKIVNTKAAARMADGTTVNIPRDASFTTFTLLPALPADSFRIRKDADPDGNHKSLESRLTVSTFMTINGKPYEVTTSSYIPASRQILNAIMDTVAWKLLLIIVCVAVSARFLSQRILHTLRLTMKKIHNFDLKKKITFPQTNTEEFKELNTFLKKMTDKAVEEYTAVKQFSENASHELQTPLAVIRGKLELLSETNIDEDQASLLADMHHAIEKLSKINRSLILLSKMENNEFAVTEHIKFCRVAKDVLAAYEDRLEMKNIQVKRELDKNIQLRIHPVLADMLMNNLLGNAIRHNVQDGMIHVILKQEKLVIKNTGLPPETPTEELFERFRKSNQCSESVGLGLAIVKQICEVCDFKVSYKYKAPLHILQVDFCPGSVINEAEQDKFETAAVVTA is encoded by the coding sequence ATGAAACTGGTTGATAAATTTACATTGTGGTTTCTGGGCGTGATTGTGATCACCACCCCCATCACTTCTTATATCTGTCTGAATAATATAGAGAGAAAGATCGATGACGTGGAGATTGCCCGCCTGAAAATAGTCAATACAAAAGCGGCGGCCCGTATGGCCGATGGCACGACGGTCAACATACCGCGGGACGCTTCCTTCACCACCTTTACGCTGTTACCGGCCCTGCCAGCAGACAGCTTCCGCATCAGAAAAGATGCAGACCCTGACGGCAATCACAAAAGCCTGGAAAGCCGCCTCACAGTGAGCACTTTCATGACCATCAACGGTAAACCGTATGAAGTCACTACCTCCAGCTATATCCCGGCTTCCCGCCAGATACTGAACGCCATCATGGACACGGTAGCGTGGAAACTGCTATTGATCATTGTCTGTGTGGCAGTGTCGGCGCGCTTCCTGTCGCAACGCATCCTGCATACGCTGCGGCTCACCATGAAAAAAATACACAACTTCGACCTGAAGAAAAAGATCACCTTCCCACAGACCAATACAGAGGAATTCAAGGAGCTGAACACCTTCCTGAAGAAGATGACGGACAAGGCTGTGGAAGAATATACAGCGGTGAAACAGTTCAGCGAGAACGCGTCGCATGAGCTGCAAACGCCGCTGGCGGTGATACGTGGCAAACTGGAACTGCTCAGCGAAACCAATATCGATGAAGACCAGGCTTCCCTGCTGGCAGATATGCACCACGCCATCGAAAAACTGTCGAAGATCAACCGTTCACTCATTCTCCTTTCTAAAATGGAGAACAACGAATTTGCGGTGACGGAACATATCAAATTCTGCCGCGTGGCCAAAGATGTGCTGGCAGCTTATGAAGACAGGCTGGAGATGAAAAACATTCAGGTAAAAAGGGAACTGGACAAAAATATCCAGCTCCGGATACACCCCGTGCTGGCAGATATGCTGATGAACAACCTGCTGGGCAATGCTATCCGCCACAATGTGCAGGACGGCATGATCCACGTCATCCTGAAGCAGGAAAAACTGGTCATCAAAAATACCGGTCTTCCGCCGGAAACCCCGACGGAAGAACTGTTTGAACGTTTCCGCAAAAGCAACCAGTGCAGCGAAAGCGTGGGCCTTGGCCTGGCCATCGTAAAACAGATCTGCGAGGTGTGCGACTTTAAAGTGTCCTATAAATACAAGGCGCCGCTGCATATTTTACAGGTCGACTTTTGTCCGGGAAGTGTCATTAACGAAGCGGAACAAGATAAATTTGAAACGGCGGCGGTTGTGACCGCGTAG
- the msrB gene encoding peptide-methionine (R)-S-oxide reductase MsrB, with protein sequence MKAMTFLLAILITGSACQSQQKKQQPMTNAPANPYYSRTDTEKLHITNAEWKKVLPPELYAVAREAATERPFTGKYWDADTKGTYYCAVCGNALFRSDAKFASSCGWPSFFEPVRAASVIYREDNSYGMHRTEVLCGRCESHLGHIFDDGPPPTHKRFCMNSVSLDFEPER encoded by the coding sequence ATGAAAGCAATGACTTTTTTATTGGCGATATTGATCACCGGTTCTGCCTGCCAGAGCCAGCAGAAAAAACAGCAGCCTATGACGAACGCCCCTGCCAATCCTTACTATTCCCGGACAGACACGGAAAAGTTACATATTACCAATGCCGAATGGAAGAAGGTACTGCCACCGGAGCTGTATGCAGTGGCACGGGAGGCCGCCACAGAAAGGCCTTTCACCGGGAAATACTGGGATGCTGACACCAAAGGCACCTATTATTGCGCCGTTTGCGGCAATGCCCTGTTCCGTTCTGACGCCAAGTTTGCCAGCAGCTGCGGATGGCCCAGCTTCTTCGAGCCTGTCCGCGCAGCCAGCGTTATATACCGGGAAGACAACTCCTACGGCATGCACCGGACAGAAGTGCTATGCGGCAGATGTGAATCACATCTCGGCCATATCTTCGATGATGGTCCGCCGCCAACGCATAAACGCTTCTGCATGAATTCTGTATCGCTTGATTTTGAACCGGAGCGGTAA
- a CDS encoding response regulator transcription factor codes for MKVLVVEDSKEIASSIHDFLVREGYICELAYSFDEAQEKLLLYSYDCVLLDIMLPDGNGLELLKFMKDQGIQSGVLIISAKDAMDDKIRGLEGGGDDYITKPFHLPELHARLRAIYRRKKLSGSNIITFNEITLNTDTLEATINDILLDITRKEFDLLLYLVVNKNRVLSRQSIATHLWGDYTDNLANFDFVYQHIKNLRKKISAANGADYIDTVYGLGYKFNASKV; via the coding sequence ATGAAAGTGTTAGTAGTAGAAGATAGTAAAGAAATCGCCAGCAGTATTCATGACTTTCTCGTGAGGGAAGGATATATCTGTGAGCTGGCATATAGTTTTGACGAAGCACAGGAGAAATTGTTGCTGTATTCATATGACTGCGTACTGCTCGATATCATGTTGCCGGACGGCAACGGGCTGGAGTTGCTGAAGTTCATGAAAGACCAGGGCATCCAGAGCGGCGTGCTCATTATTTCCGCCAAAGACGCCATGGACGATAAAATCAGAGGCCTGGAGGGTGGGGGAGACGACTACATCACCAAACCATTCCACCTGCCGGAGCTGCATGCCCGGCTCAGGGCCATCTACCGGCGTAAAAAATTGTCCGGCAGCAATATCATCACCTTTAATGAGATCACGCTCAATACTGATACGCTGGAAGCCACCATCAACGATATCCTGCTGGACATCACCCGAAAGGAGTTCGACCTGCTGCTGTACCTGGTGGTCAACAAAAACAGGGTGCTCTCCCGGCAGTCGATAGCCACCCACCTGTGGGGCGACTATACCGATAATTTAGCTAATTTTGATTTTGTATATCAGCATATCAAAAACCTTCGCAAGAAAATCAGCGCGGCAAACGGAGCAGATTATATAGATACGGTGTATGGCCTGGGTTATAAATTTAATGCTTCCAAAGTATGA
- a CDS encoding efflux RND transporter permease subunit — protein sequence MNLIRFALRKPITIMVLVAGLFFFGIKAVTTIKIDIFPKLDMPVIYLSHPFGGYTSTQMESFFGKQYINILLFVNGVKSVETKNIQGLTLIKINFYPGTNMAQAAAEVSAFSNRIQAIFPPGSNPPFIIRFDASTLPVGQLVLSSDKRSNNELLDLANVYVRSSFTSIPGLVGSTPFGGNMRTVVIKADPELLRSHNMTPDQLVEALRLNNQTAPSGNVRIGDKNYLTPANTTLKAIKDFEDIPLFKSGVQNLYLRDVATVEDGADVSTSYALINGKRSVYVSIAKAADASTWEVVQNLKKALPRIQAQLPDDVKLSYEFDQSTYVINSVKSLLSEGAIGAILTGLMVLLFLGDARGALIVILTIPTSIISGILFLSLFGQTINIMTLSGLALAIGILVDESTVTIENIHQHFDLGKPKALAIWDACKEIAFPKLLILFCILAVFAPAFTMGGIPGSLFLPLALAIGFSMVVSYFLAQTFVPVMANWIMKSKHHHKKDGRVMTDAEEFEAAGLAAGEEGNTWSQKKALVEREDSNRDGKVGRFEKIRARYLRFIDRMMPYRKVIVAAYLVICGLAVALQMNTIGRDVLPKVNSGQFQVRLRQPDGTRIEQTEKKTIEVINAVNDIVGKENVSITSAFVGTHPQLFSTAPIFLWMAGPQESVLQVALKEDYHVNLDELKDKIRDRVKKIDPVMKLSFEPIELTDKILSQGSPTPIEVRFSGRNKKQNLEYALKMVDKLKQVPYLRDVQLGQAVNYPALNINIDRTRAAQLGVDVGDISRSLIASTSSSRLTEKNIWVDEKAGLSYNVQVQVPESKLTSQNDIGEIPLLKNSTRPILSDVATITPETTYGENDNLGAMPMLTVTANLNNKDLGSASTEVQKAIHSLGELPRGLNVDLIGLSSTLIDTLGSLQSGLLVAVVVIFLMLAANFQSFKVSAIVLATVPAVLLGSLSLLMMTGSTLNLQSYMGMIMSVGVSISNAVLLITNAEQIRKTNGNALVSAKEAAALRMRPIAMTALAMVVGMIPMASGLGEAGDQSAPLGRAVIGGLIASTFAALFILPLVFAWGQGKTSTTSVSLDPEDEESTHYIPMKG from the coding sequence ATGAACCTTATTCGTTTCGCACTTCGTAAACCTATCACCATCATGGTGCTGGTTGCTGGTTTGTTCTTCTTCGGTATCAAAGCGGTCACCACGATCAAAATTGATATCTTCCCGAAGCTGGATATGCCGGTGATCTATCTTTCCCACCCATTTGGCGGATATACCTCCACCCAGATGGAATCCTTCTTCGGTAAACAATACATTAATATCCTCCTGTTCGTGAACGGGGTGAAAAGTGTGGAGACAAAGAACATCCAGGGGCTCACACTCATCAAGATCAACTTCTATCCCGGTACCAACATGGCGCAGGCGGCCGCGGAAGTGAGCGCCTTCTCCAATCGTATCCAGGCAATCTTTCCGCCTGGTTCCAACCCGCCTTTCATCATCCGTTTCGACGCCTCCACCTTGCCGGTAGGACAGCTCGTGCTCAGTAGCGACAAGCGCAGCAACAATGAACTGCTCGACCTGGCCAACGTGTACGTGCGCTCTTCCTTTACCTCTATTCCCGGTCTGGTTGGCTCTACACCGTTCGGGGGCAACATGCGTACCGTCGTGATCAAAGCCGACCCCGAGCTGCTGCGTTCCCACAATATGACGCCCGACCAGCTGGTGGAAGCCCTGCGGCTTAATAACCAGACGGCTCCTTCCGGTAACGTCCGTATCGGTGATAAGAACTATCTCACTCCGGCAAACACCACCCTGAAAGCCATCAAAGACTTTGAAGATATTCCCCTGTTTAAAAGCGGGGTGCAGAACCTTTACCTCCGGGACGTGGCCACTGTGGAAGATGGTGCGGACGTGAGCACCAGCTATGCGCTGATCAATGGCAAACGCTCTGTATATGTGAGCATCGCCAAGGCCGCTGACGCATCTACCTGGGAAGTGGTGCAGAACCTGAAAAAAGCATTGCCCAGGATACAGGCGCAGTTGCCGGATGACGTAAAACTGAGCTACGAATTTGACCAGTCCACCTATGTGATCAATTCCGTTAAAAGCCTGTTGTCTGAAGGAGCGATCGGCGCTATCCTTACCGGTCTGATGGTATTGCTGTTCCTCGGCGATGCCCGCGGAGCGCTGATCGTGATCCTTACCATTCCCACCTCTATCATCTCCGGTATACTGTTTCTCAGCCTGTTCGGGCAAACCATCAACATCATGACGCTGAGCGGTCTGGCCCTGGCTATCGGTATCCTGGTGGATGAAAGTACGGTGACGATCGAAAATATACACCAGCACTTCGATCTCGGCAAACCCAAGGCACTGGCCATCTGGGACGCCTGTAAGGAAATCGCTTTCCCGAAACTGCTGATCCTGTTTTGTATCCTCGCCGTGTTTGCCCCGGCCTTTACCATGGGCGGCATCCCCGGCTCCCTGTTCCTTCCGCTGGCCCTGGCCATTGGTTTCAGCATGGTCGTGTCTTACTTCCTGGCGCAGACCTTTGTGCCGGTGATGGCCAACTGGATCATGAAATCCAAACATCACCACAAAAAAGACGGCCGTGTGATGACCGATGCGGAGGAATTTGAAGCGGCCGGCCTCGCTGCCGGTGAGGAAGGCAATACCTGGAGCCAGAAGAAAGCGCTGGTGGAAAGGGAAGACAGCAACCGTGACGGTAAAGTCGGCCGTTTCGAAAAAATACGTGCCCGTTACCTGCGCTTTATCGATCGTATGATGCCTTACCGCAAAGTGATCGTGGCAGCTTACCTGGTCATCTGTGGGCTCGCCGTGGCATTACAGATGAACACCATCGGCCGCGACGTACTGCCGAAAGTAAACAGCGGTCAGTTCCAGGTGCGGCTTCGTCAGCCGGACGGCACCCGTATCGAACAAACGGAAAAGAAAACCATTGAGGTGATCAATGCAGTGAATGATATCGTAGGAAAGGAAAACGTGTCTATCACCTCCGCCTTTGTAGGTACCCACCCGCAGCTGTTCTCCACTGCGCCGATCTTCCTCTGGATGGCCGGCCCGCAGGAGTCTGTATTGCAGGTGGCGCTGAAGGAAGATTACCATGTTAATCTCGACGAGCTGAAAGATAAAATCCGTGATCGTGTGAAAAAGATCGATCCGGTGATGAAGTTATCTTTCGAACCCATTGAGCTGACAGATAAAATCCTTAGCCAGGGTTCGCCTACCCCGATCGAAGTCCGCTTCTCCGGCAGGAATAAAAAGCAGAACCTGGAATATGCCCTGAAGATGGTAGACAAGCTCAAACAGGTCCCTTATCTGCGCGATGTGCAGCTGGGGCAGGCGGTGAACTATCCGGCATTGAATATCAATATAGACAGGACAAGGGCAGCTCAACTGGGTGTGGACGTGGGAGATATCTCCCGTTCCCTGATCGCCAGTACTTCTTCTTCCCGCCTGACAGAAAAAAACATCTGGGTGGACGAAAAAGCCGGTCTCAGCTACAACGTACAGGTACAGGTACCGGAAAGTAAACTTACTTCTCAAAATGACATCGGTGAAATACCTTTGCTGAAGAATTCAACCCGGCCTATCCTGAGTGATGTAGCTACCATTACTCCTGAAACCACCTATGGGGAGAATGACAACCTGGGCGCCATGCCGATGCTAACGGTAACGGCTAACCTGAACAACAAAGACCTGGGCAGCGCGTCCACAGAGGTGCAGAAAGCCATTCACTCCCTCGGTGAACTGCCCCGCGGCCTGAACGTAGACCTGATCGGCCTTAGCAGTACCCTGATAGATACGTTGGGCAGTCTGCAAAGTGGCCTGCTGGTGGCGGTAGTGGTGATCTTCCTGATGCTGGCGGCCAACTTCCAGTCGTTTAAAGTCTCTGCGATCGTTTTGGCCACCGTACCGGCGGTATTGCTCGGCTCCCTGTCGCTGTTGATGATGACCGGTTCCACACTGAACCTGCAGTCCTATATGGGAATGATCATGTCAGTGGGCGTGTCTATCTCCAACGCGGTACTGTTGATCACCAATGCGGAGCAAATCAGGAAAACGAACGGCAACGCCCTGGTATCGGCAAAAGAAGCCGCCGCGCTGCGTATGCGCCCTATTGCCATGACCGCCCTCGCGATGGTAGTAGGCATGATCCCGATGGCCAGCGGGCTGGGTGAAGCAGGTGACCAGTCGGCGCCACTGGGCCGTGCCGTTATCGGAGGACTGATCGCTTCCACCTTTGCCGCCCTGTTCATTTTACCGCTGGTATTTGCATGGGGACAAGGGAAAACATCAACAACAAGTGTTTCGCTTGATCCGGAAGATGAAGAAAGCACACATTATATTCCCATGAAAGGATAA
- a CDS encoding GlxA family transcriptional regulator: protein MKHVSIVIPLGAAMTGIEVARHVFTEVNDFLINEGREPLFKVQLVGAWRAIQLNNGLFTIQTDAVVQELHKTDLIIIPALHKNVEENVARNGELVDWIRVQYEKGAEVASLCIGAFLLAQTGLLIGKKCTTHWKAADLFRDMFPDVHLVKEKVITDENGIYSSGGGLSLVNLLVYLVEKYAGREAAIYSAKFFQVDLERSAQLPFIIFQAQKEHDDEPVKQAQEFIENNFREKIRVDELAEMLAIGRRSLERRFKKATANTMNEYIQRVKIEAAKKHLEAGDRKINDIMSEVGYSDTKTFRNSFKLVTGLLPHEYRNRYNKKMAEI, encoded by the coding sequence ATGAAACATGTATCTATTGTGATTCCACTCGGTGCCGCCATGACCGGTATTGAAGTTGCCCGCCATGTTTTTACAGAAGTGAATGATTTCCTCATTAATGAAGGCCGTGAGCCGCTGTTTAAGGTGCAGCTGGTGGGTGCCTGGCGCGCTATTCAGCTGAACAATGGATTGTTTACCATCCAAACAGATGCTGTTGTGCAGGAGCTGCATAAAACAGACCTGATCATTATTCCGGCGTTACATAAAAATGTGGAGGAAAATGTAGCGAGAAACGGTGAGCTGGTGGATTGGATACGTGTACAATATGAAAAGGGGGCTGAAGTGGCGAGCCTTTGTATCGGTGCTTTCCTGTTGGCGCAGACAGGCCTGCTGATCGGTAAAAAATGTACCACGCATTGGAAAGCGGCTGATTTGTTCCGCGATATGTTCCCTGATGTGCATCTGGTTAAAGAAAAAGTGATCACTGACGAAAACGGTATTTATTCCAGTGGCGGGGGCCTTTCGTTGGTGAATCTGCTCGTGTACCTGGTAGAGAAATATGCCGGTCGTGAAGCGGCTATTTATAGCGCCAAGTTTTTTCAGGTGGATTTGGAACGGTCTGCCCAGTTGCCTTTCATTATCTTCCAGGCGCAGAAGGAACATGATGATGAACCGGTGAAACAGGCGCAGGAATTTATCGAGAATAATTTCCGGGAGAAGATAAGGGTGGACGAGCTGGCGGAGATGCTGGCCATCGGCCGCAGGAGCCTGGAGCGCCGCTTCAAAAAAGCGACGGCCAATACCATGAATGAATATATCCAGCGGGTGAAAATAGAGGCCGCCAAAAAACACCTGGAGGCTGGCGATCGCAAAATCAATGATATCATGTCCGAAGTAGGATATTCGGATACCAAGACTTTCCGCAACTCTTTTAAACTGGTAACGGGCCTGTTGCCGCATGAATACCGCAACCGCTATAATAAAAAGATGGCGGAGATATAA
- a CDS encoding metallophosphoesterase family protein, which translates to MMTRSFAFVTDPHLDDAFTRGNQVPAREDLLLLLQEIAGKGIREVVIGGDIGEPSSHTFLFDALKAYTPEYKIILGNFDKLEDVRQHYDPPVMVDGTMCYSEDRDGFRYIFLDSSSEVLSDAQLQWLEQALKTAGKVILFVHHPIVEIPVWLDGLQPFRGREKIKALLLDHRHDVHIYCGHLHITDQRQEQNIRQTVTPATSAQFIKEATEAVVDLSYFGYSIITITGDTVTTEIVRWERNR; encoded by the coding sequence ATGATGACCCGTTCATTCGCATTTGTCACCGATCCGCATCTGGATGATGCTTTTACCCGCGGCAACCAGGTACCTGCGCGGGAAGACCTTTTACTGCTGCTACAGGAGATTGCCGGTAAAGGCATTCGTGAGGTAGTCATAGGAGGTGACATCGGTGAACCTTCTTCGCATACTTTCCTCTTTGATGCGCTGAAAGCGTATACGCCGGAGTACAAAATCATACTGGGTAATTTCGATAAGCTGGAAGATGTCCGGCAGCATTATGATCCTCCGGTTATGGTAGATGGAACGATGTGTTATAGTGAAGATCGTGATGGTTTCCGGTATATTTTCCTTGATTCTTCTTCAGAGGTATTGTCCGATGCGCAGCTGCAATGGCTGGAGCAGGCGTTGAAAACGGCTGGTAAAGTGATCCTGTTCGTACATCACCCTATAGTGGAAATACCTGTGTGGCTGGACGGGCTGCAGCCTTTCCGGGGACGTGAGAAAATAAAAGCGTTGCTGTTGGATCACCGTCATGACGTACATATTTACTGCGGCCACCTTCACATCACAGACCAGCGACAGGAGCAAAATATCCGGCAGACAGTTACGCCCGCCACTTCAGCGCAGTTTATCAAAGAAGCCACGGAGGCGGTGGTTGATCTCTCTTATTTCGGATACAGTATCATTACCATCACCGGTGATACGGTGACGACGGAAATCGTACGCTGGGAGCGTAACCGGTAG
- a CDS encoding TolC family protein encodes MIGNKYWLILLFLIGVHSTSVKAQQVLTLKDAIQTAINNYGTIKAKSNYAAASKTSIDQAKRDYLPNLNVSAQQDYGTINGQNGPMYGFGGLAAASSGAPLPEQNWNAAFGGLYLTNINWDFFAFGRAKEKIKTAEAVAARDNKDWQQEIFQHEVKVAAAYLNLVAAQKLTLSYQKNLSRADTFRQVVVTRVKNGLSAGVDSSQANAEVSSAKIALTRSIDFEQTQANQLAQLMGVPPGRFTLDTFFVSRVPALLNDTAAIESHPLLQWYKSRIALSDEQSRYYRTLMYPAFSLVGVLQTRGSGFDATYGAQNLNAYTHGYWDGVKPTRTNYLIGVGVTWNLTQPLRISRQVKAQKQISTGLQAEYDLADQQLRAQMQLSDTKIANALDNYHEVPSQVKAASDAYLQKSVLYRNGLTNLVDVTQALYALIRAETDRDIAYSNVWQALLLKASASGDFNMFAKEL; translated from the coding sequence ATGATTGGAAATAAATACTGGCTGATCCTTCTTTTTCTGATTGGTGTTCATTCAACTTCCGTGAAAGCCCAGCAGGTACTTACATTGAAAGATGCTATTCAAACGGCGATTAATAATTACGGTACCATTAAGGCTAAATCCAATTATGCTGCTGCTTCTAAAACCAGCATAGATCAGGCAAAGAGAGACTATCTGCCTAACCTCAACGTATCAGCGCAACAGGACTACGGGACCATCAACGGTCAAAATGGTCCTATGTACGGCTTCGGCGGCCTCGCTGCCGCTTCTTCCGGCGCTCCGCTGCCGGAACAGAACTGGAACGCCGCTTTTGGTGGGCTGTATCTGACGAATATCAACTGGGATTTCTTCGCTTTTGGCCGCGCCAAAGAAAAAATAAAAACAGCAGAAGCAGTTGCTGCCCGGGACAATAAAGACTGGCAACAAGAGATATTTCAGCACGAAGTAAAGGTGGCAGCTGCTTACTTAAACCTGGTGGCCGCGCAGAAACTGACGCTGTCCTACCAGAAGAACCTGAGCCGGGCAGACACTTTCCGCCAGGTGGTGGTCACCCGCGTGAAAAATGGCCTGAGCGCCGGCGTAGACTCCTCACAGGCCAACGCTGAAGTGTCCAGCGCCAAAATAGCGCTCACCCGCTCCATCGATTTTGAACAAACGCAGGCCAACCAGCTGGCGCAGCTGATGGGCGTGCCTCCCGGCCGTTTTACGCTCGATACGTTTTTTGTGTCCCGCGTGCCGGCGCTGCTGAACGATACGGCAGCTATTGAAAGCCACCCGCTGCTGCAATGGTATAAAAGCCGCATCGCCCTCAGCGATGAGCAGTCCAGATACTACCGTACACTGATGTACCCTGCCTTTTCACTGGTAGGTGTGCTCCAGACCAGGGGCTCCGGCTTTGACGCCACCTATGGCGCACAAAACCTCAACGCCTATACGCATGGCTACTGGGACGGCGTAAAACCCACCCGCACCAACTACCTGATAGGCGTAGGTGTTACCTGGAACCTCACACAGCCACTGCGCATCTCCCGGCAGGTGAAAGCCCAAAAGCAGATCAGCACCGGGCTACAGGCAGAATATGATCTGGCGGACCAACAGCTGCGGGCACAGATGCAACTGTCGGACACAAAGATCGCCAACGCGCTGGACAACTACCACGAAGTGCCGTCACAGGTGAAAGCCGCGTCTGACGCATATCTTCAGAAATCCGTCCTGTACCGCAACGGCCTCACCAACCTGGTAGACGTGACACAGGCGCTCTATGCCCTGATCCGTGCGGAAACAGACCGCGACATCGCGTATAGCAACGTATGGCAGGCGCTGTTGCTCAAAGCTTCCGCCTCCGGAGATTTTAACATGTTTGCAAAAGAACTCTAA